The following coding sequences are from one Nicotiana tomentosiformis chromosome 3, ASM39032v3, whole genome shotgun sequence window:
- the LOC104114516 gene encoding aquaporin NIP6-1 isoform X1: MLHLNSKCKGMDPEDGVSSPSTPATPGTPGAPLFGGFKHERNSNGRNSLLKSLKCFSVEAWASEEGSLPPVSCALPPPPISLARKVGAEFIGTMILIFAGTATAIVNQKTQGSETLIGLAASTGLAVMIVILSTGHISGAHLNPAVTIAFAALKHFPWKNVPVYIGAQIIASFCAAFTLKVVLHPIMGGGVTVPSGSYLQAFALEFIISFNLMFVVTAVATDTRAVGELAGIAVGATVMLNILIAGETTGASMNPVRTLGPAVAAGNYKAIWIYLTAPILGALAGAGVYSAVKLPNENDNNHGKPSLEHSFRR, translated from the exons ATGCTTCATTTAAATTCCAAATGCAAAG GTATGGACCCTGAAGATGGAGTCTCATCCCCTTCAACACCAGCAACTCCAGGAACTCCTGGTGCTCCTCTTTTTGGTGGTTTCAAACATGAAAGAAACAGCAATGGCAGAAACTCCCTTCTCAAGAGCTTAAAATGCTTCAGTGTAGAAGCATGGGCTTCAGAAGAAGGAAGCTTGCCACCTGTTTCATGCGCGTTACCTCCTCCTCCTATCTCACTAGCCAGAAAG GTGGGAGCAGAGTTCATAGGTACTATGATACTAATTTTTGCAGGGACAGCCACAGCGATTGTGAACCAGAAGACACAAGGCTCTGAAACCTTAATTGGATTGGCAGCCTCCACTGGTCTAGCTGTAATGATTGTCATTCTGTCAACAGGCCACATCTCTGGAGCTCATCTCAACCCAGCTGTGACCATTGCTTTTGCTGCTCTCAAGCATTTCCCCTGGAAAAAT GTTCCTGTGTACATTGGAGCACAAATTATAGCATCATTCTGTGCTGCATTTACACTCAAGGTAGTTTTGCACCCAATAATGGGTGGTGGAGTCACTGTTCCGTCTGGTAGTTACCTTCAAGCTTTTGCTTTGGAGTTCATCATCAGCTTTAACCTCATGTTTGTTGTCACTGCCGTGGCCACCGACACTAGAGCT GTGGGAGAGCTTGCAGGAATAGCAGTAGGAGCCACCGTCATGCTCAACATTCTAATAGCTGG GGAGACAACTGGGGCTTCAATGAATCCAGTGAGAACGCTGGGACCAGCAGTAGCAGCAGGAAACTATAAAGCCATTTGGATCTATCTGACTGCTCCGATTCTTGGCGCTCTCGCTGGGGCAGGTGTTTACTCTGCAGTCAAACTGCCAAATGAAAATGACAACAATCACGGGAAGCCTTCACTGGAACATAGTTTCAGAAGGTGA
- the LOC104114516 gene encoding aquaporin NIP6-1 isoform X2 produces the protein MDPEDGVSSPSTPATPGTPGAPLFGGFKHERNSNGRNSLLKSLKCFSVEAWASEEGSLPPVSCALPPPPISLARKVGAEFIGTMILIFAGTATAIVNQKTQGSETLIGLAASTGLAVMIVILSTGHISGAHLNPAVTIAFAALKHFPWKNVPVYIGAQIIASFCAAFTLKVVLHPIMGGGVTVPSGSYLQAFALEFIISFNLMFVVTAVATDTRAVGELAGIAVGATVMLNILIAGETTGASMNPVRTLGPAVAAGNYKAIWIYLTAPILGALAGAGVYSAVKLPNENDNNHGKPSLEHSFRR, from the exons ATGGACCCTGAAGATGGAGTCTCATCCCCTTCAACACCAGCAACTCCAGGAACTCCTGGTGCTCCTCTTTTTGGTGGTTTCAAACATGAAAGAAACAGCAATGGCAGAAACTCCCTTCTCAAGAGCTTAAAATGCTTCAGTGTAGAAGCATGGGCTTCAGAAGAAGGAAGCTTGCCACCTGTTTCATGCGCGTTACCTCCTCCTCCTATCTCACTAGCCAGAAAG GTGGGAGCAGAGTTCATAGGTACTATGATACTAATTTTTGCAGGGACAGCCACAGCGATTGTGAACCAGAAGACACAAGGCTCTGAAACCTTAATTGGATTGGCAGCCTCCACTGGTCTAGCTGTAATGATTGTCATTCTGTCAACAGGCCACATCTCTGGAGCTCATCTCAACCCAGCTGTGACCATTGCTTTTGCTGCTCTCAAGCATTTCCCCTGGAAAAAT GTTCCTGTGTACATTGGAGCACAAATTATAGCATCATTCTGTGCTGCATTTACACTCAAGGTAGTTTTGCACCCAATAATGGGTGGTGGAGTCACTGTTCCGTCTGGTAGTTACCTTCAAGCTTTTGCTTTGGAGTTCATCATCAGCTTTAACCTCATGTTTGTTGTCACTGCCGTGGCCACCGACACTAGAGCT GTGGGAGAGCTTGCAGGAATAGCAGTAGGAGCCACCGTCATGCTCAACATTCTAATAGCTGG GGAGACAACTGGGGCTTCAATGAATCCAGTGAGAACGCTGGGACCAGCAGTAGCAGCAGGAAACTATAAAGCCATTTGGATCTATCTGACTGCTCCGATTCTTGGCGCTCTCGCTGGGGCAGGTGTTTACTCTGCAGTCAAACTGCCAAATGAAAATGACAACAATCACGGGAAGCCTTCACTGGAACATAGTTTCAGAAGGTGA
- the LOC104114517 gene encoding uncharacterized protein: MEDGDDWIARDKFYHVLFCFFIAIITSFLAEKARYPFIRRRSIWVGSIVSLAAGAAKEVADELGYFRSAGASTKDAVADVFGTLTAALALSLYKSSFFHRSPDQSVQAKALQMV; the protein is encoded by the coding sequence atggAGGACGGAGATGATTGGATAGCTCGTGATAAGTTTTACCACGTCCTTTTCTGCTTCTTCATTGCTATCATTACCTCCTTTCTCGCGGAAAAAGCTCGTTACCCTTTCATCCGCCGCCGGAGCATCTGGGTCGGATCCATTGTCTCACTTGCTGCCGGTGCCGCTAAGGAGGTGGCCGACGAATTAGGTTATTTCAGGTCAGCAGGCGCATCTACCAAGGACGCTGTCGCCGACGTCTTTGGTACTCTTACCGCTGCTCTCGCTCTTTCTCTCTACAAATCATCCTTCTTTCACCGCAGCCCTGATCAATCTGTTCAAGCTAAGGCACTCCAGATGGTTTAG
- the LOC104114515 gene encoding large ribosomal subunit protein uL30z gives MAEEVPQPLNYIPEVILKKRKNNEEWAIRRKVQLEQKVKRLKSDNFVIKKPEQFIREYRDKEMDLVQMKQRGKKRSRRALVTSDSNLLYVIRIGGKSDMHPRTRKLLYSLRLRKIFSGVFVKADARILEILLKVEPYVTYGYPNLKSIKDLIYKKGAGKIDNERVPLTSNEVVEQALGQYGIICLEDLVNEIANVGPHFKEVTSFLCPFALNKPEKALQGKKKRFVDGGDSGNREGQINELISKMN, from the exons ATGGCTGAGGAGGTGCCACAGCCTTTAAACTATATACCAGAAGTGATTCTAAAGAAGAGGAAGAACAATGAAGAGTGGGCAATCAGAAGAAAAGTCCAGCTAGAGCAGAAAGTCAAGAGACTTAAATCTGATAATTTTGTTATCAAGAAGCCTGAGCAGTTTATTCGAGAGTATAGGGATAAG GAGATGGACCTTGTCCAAATGAAACAAAGGGGTAAGAAAAGATCCAGGCGAGCATTGGTCACGTCTGATTCCAATCTCCTTTATGTCATACGCATTGGAGG GAAAAGTGATATGCACCCAAGAACACGAAAGCTTTTGTACTCTTTGAGGCTGCGGAAAATCTTCAGTGGTGTCTTTGTGAAGGCAGATGCAAGAATACTGGAAATTCTGCTAAAGGTGGAGCCTTATGTCACATATGG ATATCCAAATCTCAAGAGCATCAAGGATCTGATTTACAAGAAAGGTGCTGGAAAAATTGACAACGAGAGAGTGCCTTTAACCAGCAACGAAGTTGTTGAACAG GCATTGGGTCAATATGGTATTATATGCTTAGAAGACCTTGTGAATGAGATTGCCAATGTTGGTCCCCATTTTAAAGAAGTCACTAGTTTTTTGTGTCCCTTTGCTCTCAACAAACCAGAAAAGGCATTGCAGGGTAAGAAAAAACGATTTGTGGACGGGGGTGATTCAGGCAATCGTGAGGGCCAAATCAATGAGTTGATCAGCAAGATGAATTAG